A part of Sugiyamaella lignohabitans strain CBS 10342 chromosome D, complete sequence genomic DNA contains:
- the CPR6 gene encoding peptidylprolyl isomerase CPR6 (Peptidyl-prolyl cis-trans isomerase (cyclophilin); catalyzes the cis-trans isomerization of peptide bonds N-terminal to proline residues; plays a role in determining prion variants; binds to Hsp82p and contributes to chaperone activity; protein abundance increases in response to DNA replication stress; GO_component: GO:0005737 - cytoplasm [Evidence IEA,IEA]; GO_component: GO:0005737 - cytoplasm [Evidence IDA] [PMID 11914276]; GO_component: GO:0005737 - cytoplasm [Evidence IDA] [PMID 14562095]; GO_component: GO:0005737 - cytoplasm [Evidence IDA] [PMID 9191025]; GO_function: GO:0016853 - isomerase activity [Evidence IEA]; GO_function: GO:0003755 - peptidyl-prolyl cis-trans isomerase activity [Evidence IEA,IEA,IEA]; GO_function: GO:0003755 - peptidyl-prolyl cis-trans isomerase activity [Evidence IDA] [PMID 10942767]; GO_function: GO:0003755 - peptidyl-prolyl cis-trans isomerase activity [Evidence IDA] [PMID 9191025]; GO_function: GO:0051082 - unfolded protein binding [Evidence IDA] [PMID 10942767]; GO_process: GO:0006457 - protein folding [Evidence IEA,IEA]; GO_process: GO:0006457 - protein folding [Evidence IDA,IPI] [PMID 9927435]; GO_process: GO:0000413 - protein peptidyl-prolyl isomerization [Evidence IEA,IEA,IEA]; GO_process: GO:0042026 - protein refolding [Evidence IDA] [PMID 10942767]), which yields MSPRPKVFLDVSIEDKPAGRLVFELFDDVTPKTAANFLALCTGSKGVGTLGRRLWYKENKFHRIIKNFMIQAGDIIEGDGTGGESIYGPSFNDENFKIKHSEPFLLSMANAGPNTNGSQFFITTVPTPHLDNKHVVFGKLIAGKRTVRDIENLSVDPTNDRPVKNVIISNCGDVSGLTLEQVMALSAIPPEDGTGDKYEDYPEDEESLASDQNPGPALVVINEIKTIGTKLYKEKRLEKALEKYRKALRYVAEFMPYSSDEHPKEFAEFCKARVSLNLNIALVAAQLRDHKTAISAANAVIETTNITDQEKAKALYRRAIAYSQCRNEEKALVDLQSAASLVPNDKAVAAELAKVQSKINKRVESEKAVYSKFFS from the coding sequence atgtcACCACGGCCAAAGGTCTTTTTAGACGTCTCGATTGAAGACAAACCAGCAGGCCgtcttgtttttgaactGTTTGATGATGTCACTCCCAAAACAGCGGCCAATTTCCTGGCTCTTTGTACTGGTAGCAAAGGTGTTGGAACTCTTGGTAGACGATTGTGGtataaagaaaacaaatttcACAGAATTATCAAGAATTTCATGATCCaagctggtgatatcatTGAAGGAGATGGCACCGGAGGAGAGTCCATTTACGGCCCCAGTTTTAACGACGAGAATTTTAAAATCAAACATTCAGAACCGTTTCTTCTTAGCATGGCCAATGCCGGCCCCAACACCAATGGATCACAATTTTTCATCACCACTGTTCCTACTCCGCATCTTGACAACAAGCATGTTGTATTTGGCAAACTGATTGCTGGCAAGCGGACTGTTCGTGATATTGAGAACCTGTCTGTAGACCCTACAAACGACAGACCTGTGAAAAACGTTATTATTTCTAACTGTGGAGATGTTAGTGGATTGACTTTAGAACAGGTCATGGCATTGTCGGCCATTCCTCCTGAAGACGGAACTGGTGACAAGTATGAAGACTACcccgaagacgaagaatCTCTAGCTTCTGACCAGAACCCCGGTCCTGCATTAGTCGTCATCAACGAAATCAAGACCATTGGCACTAAACTGtacaaagaaaagagacTCGAGAAAGCATTAGAAAAGTATCGTAAAGCCCTTCGGTACGTAGCAGAGTTCATGCCATACTCTAGCGACGAGCATCCTAAAGAGTTTGCCGAGTTCTGTAAAGCACGAGTCTCACTCAACCTGAACATTGCGCTCGTCGCAGCACAGCTCCGTGACCACAAAACCGCCATCAGCGCTGCCAACGCCGTCATCGAAACAACAAACATTACCGACCAAGAAAAGGCCAAAGCCCTCTACCGGCGAGCCATCGCATACAGCCAATGCCGCAACGAAGAAAAAGCACTCGTCGACCTCCAATCCGCAGCATCTCTCGTCCCCAACGACAAAGCAGTCGCTGCCGAGCTCGCCAAAGTGCAatccaaaatcaacaaacgaGTCGAGTCCGAGAAGGCTGTCTACTCCAAATTCTTCTCCTGA
- the GYP5 gene encoding Gyp5p (GTPase-activating protein (GAP) for yeast Rab family members; involved in ER to Golgi trafficking; exhibits GAP activity toward Ypt1p that is stimulated by Gyl1p, also acts on Sec4p; interacts with Gyl1p, Rvs161p and Rvs167p; involved in recruiting Rvs167p to the bud tip during polarized growth; relocalizes from bud neck to cytoplasm upon DNA replication stress; GYP5 has a paralog, GYL1, that arose from the whole genome duplication; GO_component: GO:0005798 - Golgi-associated vesicle [Evidence IDA] [PMID 15331637]; GO_component: GO:0005933 - cellular bud [Evidence IEA]; GO_component: GO:0005935 - cellular bud neck [Evidence IEA]; GO_component: GO:0005935 - cellular bud neck [Evidence IDA] [PMID 15331637]; GO_component: GO:0005935 - cellular bud neck [Evidence IDA] [PMID 22842922]; GO_component: GO:0005934 - cellular bud tip [Evidence IDA] [PMID 15331637]; GO_component: GO:0005934 - cellular bud tip [Evidence IDA] [PMID 22842922]; GO_component: GO:0005737 - cytoplasm [Evidence IEA,IEA]; GO_component: GO:0005737 - cytoplasm [Evidence IDA] [PMID 22842922]; GO_component: GO:0005829 - cytosol [Evidence IDA] [PMID 12189143]; GO_component: GO:0000131 - incipient cellular bud site [Evidence IDA] [PMID 15331637]; GO_component: GO:0005886 - plasma membrane [Evidence IDA] [PMID 15331637]; GO_function: GO:0005096 - GTPase activator activity [Evidence IEA]; GO_function: GO:0005097 - Rab GTPase activator activity [Evidence IEA]; GO_function: GO:0005097 - Rab GTPase activator activity [Evidence IGI,IPI,ISS] [PMID 12189143]; GO_function: GO:0005097 - Rab GTPase activator activity [Evidence IGI,IPI] [PMID 15802519]; GO_process: GO:0006888 - ER to Golgi vesicle-mediated transport [Evidence IGI,IPI] [PMID 15802519]; GO_process: GO:0006887 - exocytosis [Evidence IEA]; GO_process: GO:0043547 - positive regulation of GTPase activity [Evidence IEA]; GO_process: GO:0032851 - positive regulation of Rab GTPase activity [Evidence IEA]; GO_process: GO:0015031 - protein transport [Evidence IEA]; GO_process: GO:0032313 - regulation of Rab GTPase activity [Evidence IEA]; GO_process: GO:0006810 - transport [Evidence IEA]; GO_process: GO:0016192 - vesicle-mediated transport [Evidence IEA]; GO_process: GO:0016192 - vesicle-mediated transport [Evidence IGI] [PMID 12189143]), producing the protein MSEENHQDHHDQPQDHSGSDGQVSDENHHNNEGQEGHHEVQNAGHEHDHQSDQHNGHTGSESAENSHDQDHDHVDKTATGGDDEHDIEEYGSPIVEPVDGIVKIEPLQSPRPVGEPDNEFHLTDSPTHNESGEAEAAAAEGENADAAANGTGFVTPDDTEAVSDEVSKGKLDSPEAPPPLPSRSAVPPPLPLNQLDPSIANAPPLPPRKRQPFFWLRGKSQSNASSNGVTYPERTHQVHKSSASSLSSPDYDLLLHRLDANNEGLKSRDAKEKDASATGILQIQQHFAQVKEQELQTAAATDSDGVIGGQEAIDWKFWSLVVSDYAHVARANPTELAAAIAHGFPPQLRGLIWQLVASSKSSTLEEVYQSIIQEPSPHEKAIKRDLSRTSFIKNANSDSLFRIIKAYSLFDPEVGYTQGMAFIAVPILINMSEPEAFCLLVRFMKDYGFRTMFLPEMPGLHLRLYQFDRIIEDTLPTVHVHLARQGVRSSMYASQWFLTLFAYKFPLQIVLRIFDIVVTEGIEAILRFGVALIKKNAAHIQTLEFDSVLTFLKERIFDPYVIDQPHLGGEAQYLVNDLVNDAYEVKLLPVTLHKYENEYTELHRIERERIEEVESLRQANGNLTLQVRRLETGMAALNQEHIEVANEMVQGRLEIARLKDENEQLSADLADLKLATEDQSKLADRELREEVSIPTKTCGDHRLTYLTRWKPSNSKMPSCWRPKNDSRTSSRTWKKIFRRPKSNTLR; encoded by the coding sequence ATGTCTGAGGAGAATCACCAGGACCATCACGATCAGCCTCAGGATCATTCTGGCTCAGATGGCCAGGTTTCTGACGAGAATCACCACAATAACGAGGGCCAGGAGGGCCATCATGAAGTACAGAATGCTGGTCATGAACATGATCATCAGTCAGATCAGCATAACGGTCATACTGGTAGTGAATCTGCTGAAAACAGTCATGACCAGGATCATGATCATGTAGATAAGACGGCTACTGGTGGAGATGACGAGCATGACATTGAAGAGTACGGCTCGCCTATTGTAGAACCAGTGGATGGAATCGTCAAGATCGAGCCTCTTCAGAGCCCTAGACCGGTGGGAGAACCTGATAATGAGTTTCATTTGACTGATTCTCCAACTCATAACGAGTCTGGTGAAGCTGAAGCTGCGGCTGCTGAGGGTGAAAatgcagatgctgctgctaatggtACTGGATTCGTGACTCCAGATGATACTGAAGCGGTATCTGACGAGGTTTCAAAAGGCAAATTAGAttcaccagaagcaccacctcctctACCTTCTAGATCTGCGgtgccaccaccacttccCCTGAACCAACTAGATCCAAGTATCGCAAAtgctcctcctcttccaCCTAGAAAACGACAGCCTTTCTTTTGGCTTCGTGGCAAATCGCAGTCCAATGCGTCGTCTAATGGAGTCACTTATCCGGAAAGAACTCATCAGGTTCATAAAAGTAGTGCTTCGTCATTGTCTTCGCCGGATTACGACCTGCTACTTCATAGACTAGATGCCAATAATGAAGGATTAAAGTCACGGGATGCGAAAGAGAAAGATGCTTCTGCTACAGGAATTCTTCAGATTCAGCAACATTTCGCTCAAGTCAAGGAACAGGAGCTTCAAACTGCAGCTGCTACCGATTCAGATGGGGTTATCGGTGGACAGGAGGCTATCGACTGGAAGTTCTGGTCTTTGGTTGTTTCTGATTATGCCCATGTAGCAAGAGCTAATCCAACTGagttggcagcagccattgcaCACGGATTTCCTCCTCAACTACGTGGATTAATTTGGCAATTAGTAGCCTCGTCCAAATCATCTACACTAGAAGAGGTATACCAGTCGATCATTCAAGAACCCAGTCCTCATGAAAAGGCTATTAAACGAGATCTTTCCCGGACCAGTTTTATTAAGAACGCTAATTCAGACAGCCTGTTCCGAATCATCAAGGCTTATAGTTTATTTGACCCCGAGGTCGGTTATACACAAGGAATGGCGTTTATTGCAGTTCCTATTCTTATCAACATGtctgaaccagaagcatTCTGTTTGCTTGTGAGATTTATGAAAGACTATGGATTCCGAACCATGTTCCTGCCGGAAATGCCTGGACTTCATCTCCGACTGTACCAATTTGACAGAATCATTGAAGATACACTGCCCACGGTTCATGTACACTTGGCTCGTCAAGGAGTCAGGTCGTCCATGTATGCATCGCAGTGGTTCCTCACTCTATTTGCATATAAATTCCCATTACAAATTGTGCTGAGAATCTTCGATATCGTTGTCACCGAGGGTATTGAAGCGATCCTCCGATTTGGTGTTGCGTTGATTAAAAAGAACGCCGCTCATATCCAGACCTTAGAATTCGACTCTGTTCTGACCTTCTTGAAAGAACGGATCTTCGATCCCTATGTCATTGACCAGCCACATCTTGGCGGTGAAGCCCAGTATCTGGTCAACGACCTCGTCAACGATGCGTATGAAGTCAAGTTGTTACCGGTAACACTTCACAAGTACGAGAACGAGTACACCGAACTGCATCGCATCGAACGTGAGCGGATCGAGGAAGTCGAGTCGTTACGGCAGGCAAACGGTAACCTGACTCTCCAGGTGAGACGTCTGGAAACCGGCATGGCTGCTCTCAACCAGGAACACATCGAAGTGGCCAACGAAATGGTACAGGGCCGTCTTGAAATCGCCCGACTCAAAGACGAAAACGAGCAACTGAGTGCCGACCTCGCCGACCTGAAACTGGCCACCGAAGACCAGTCTAAACTGGCCGACCGAGAACTGCGTGAAGAAGTAAGTATCCCAACCAAAACCTGTGGCGACCACAGACTAACCTACCTCACCAGATGGAAGCCATCAAACAGCAAAATGCcgagctgctggagaccaaagaacgactcgagaaCCAGCTCACGAACCTGGAAAAAGATCTTTCGGAGACCAAAATCGAATACGCTACGGTAA